In Pseudosulfitobacter pseudonitzschiae, one genomic interval encodes:
- a CDS encoding TrbC/VirB2 family protein produces MRFSPSFFVAVLAAFVLMAEPALAQSIDLSPIQSLLQGIVDALTGPLGVVIATLAVLGVFLSWFFNIIDLRQALWVLVGIAGVAAAPTIVAAVFAGG; encoded by the coding sequence ATGAGATTCAGCCCATCTTTCTTCGTCGCCGTCTTGGCAGCCTTTGTGCTCATGGCAGAGCCTGCCCTTGCGCAAAGCATCGACCTCTCCCCAATTCAAAGTCTGCTACAGGGCATCGTCGATGCGCTGACGGGTCCGCTCGGCGTCGTCATCGCCACGCTCGCCGTTCTTGGCGTCTTCCTGAGCTGGTTTTTCAACATCATCGATCTGCGCCAAGCGCTTTGGGTGTTGGTTGGCATCGCAGGCGTCGCCGCCGCGCCCACAATCGTTGCTGCGGTCTTTGCAGGTGGCTGA
- a CDS encoding type IV secretion system protein VirB3: MAERSPLFLGLVRPPKLLGLPIMYAMVWLFGSVLLFVWIQHIVILAVAAVLYPVLWKAADWDPRFIDVMMTALQETPPTRNKQVHGGDSYAP; this comes from the coding sequence GTGGCTGAGCGTTCGCCCCTCTTTCTCGGCCTCGTGCGCCCGCCCAAGCTTCTGGGCCTGCCCATCATGTATGCGATGGTCTGGCTTTTTGGCTCGGTGCTGCTCTTTGTGTGGATCCAGCACATCGTGATCCTAGCCGTGGCTGCCGTGCTCTACCCCGTGCTGTGGAAAGCTGCCGATTGGGACCCGCGCTTTATCGACGTGATGATGACGGCGTTGCAAGAAACCCCACCGACGCGAAACAAACAGGTGCATGGCGGGGATAGCTATGCCCCGTGA
- a CDS encoding type IV secretion system DNA-binding domain-containing protein — MPRDEVLDPRTLTPDWYARETRLAHMLPYVSLVGDQTVRTRVNELFQCIRLDGVNSYTTDDAYLDKVTSLFARIVAQLGPDFSYYVHKVSKAIAPELEPVRDESFAGEVDRQWREKLATSGLRDKTLTLTVMHRPPSKSFLPFLNRSAPERFKQETQKRLRRLNEAVNVFATGLADLKPRVLSAKSGELVGFLGALNTGQELPLFPASIYGFLSFNVANTRVTFLEDHFELSEGVVGHRYGKSFTIGEYSEATSCTMFDMLNLPVDMIVTHSFTPINSNLMAGRIKRQKRQMQASQDAALSLMEALDIAADDLEAKRQSFGEHHMVVTIFCDTLDELQTVSAEIVNAAAAEGVKMIGERVAAKAHYLSQHPGNQPKRVRASAITNRNFADFAAFHRTQLGKEAGDVPWGKVITMLPTPEQSAYRFSYHEQGSPDKEPTSGHTLIMGRPGSGKSVLSAFLMTQARRAGARIFVFDYRLGMEMAVRANGGSYAALKAGQATGLNPLWTEVDNRGTAWLSDWLGTLLYRADKPLTPVQTNRIQEVVRQNANATDPALRNWKDFASLFVSTDDGGDLHQRLLEWTSDGRYGWIFGQSLEDTFSLEGDVVGFDLTGILDSESEKERMAVLSYLFRRVEREIEDRRPTIIVIDEAWKALDNAYFAERLSNWLVTARKQNTVAVMMTQYASQLERTRTGKTIVEAVPTQILLPNIRAHASDYQMLNLFDKELDVLLNTGSNSRLALIRDDQGSIVVDADLSALGRNLTILGGMEKGEALVGADYRDRSDFWRLT, encoded by the coding sequence ATGCCCCGTGACGAGGTCCTCGATCCCCGCACTTTGACGCCGGATTGGTATGCCCGCGAGACGCGGCTTGCGCATATGCTGCCCTATGTCAGCTTGGTCGGTGACCAAACGGTGCGCACGCGGGTGAACGAACTGTTCCAATGCATCCGCTTGGATGGGGTAAACAGCTACACAACTGATGATGCCTACCTCGACAAGGTCACGTCCCTGTTTGCCCGTATCGTCGCGCAGCTGGGTCCAGATTTCAGCTATTATGTACATAAGGTCTCAAAAGCGATCGCGCCGGAGCTTGAACCAGTGCGCGACGAGAGCTTTGCAGGCGAAGTGGATCGCCAGTGGCGCGAGAAACTGGCGACCAGCGGGCTGCGCGACAAGACACTGACTCTCACAGTCATGCACCGTCCGCCGTCCAAGAGTTTTCTTCCATTTCTCAATCGCAGCGCACCTGAGCGCTTCAAACAAGAAACTCAAAAACGCCTTCGACGGCTGAACGAGGCCGTGAATGTCTTTGCGACAGGGCTGGCTGATCTCAAACCGCGCGTGCTGTCGGCGAAATCAGGCGAGCTGGTTGGGTTCCTCGGGGCGCTCAATACGGGCCAAGAACTGCCGCTGTTTCCGGCGAGCATCTACGGCTTCCTGTCGTTCAACGTGGCCAACACCCGCGTGACATTCCTTGAGGATCACTTTGAGCTTTCAGAAGGCGTCGTAGGCCACCGCTACGGCAAAAGTTTCACCATCGGTGAATACTCCGAGGCCACGTCTTGCACGATGTTCGACATGCTCAATCTACCAGTCGACATGATCGTCACTCATTCGTTCACACCGATCAATTCCAACCTCATGGCCGGACGGATCAAGCGCCAGAAACGACAGATGCAGGCGTCACAGGATGCTGCTCTCTCGCTCATGGAAGCCCTCGATATCGCCGCCGATGATCTTGAAGCCAAACGCCAAAGTTTTGGTGAACACCACATGGTTGTGACGATCTTTTGCGACACGCTTGATGAGCTGCAGACGGTGAGCGCCGAGATCGTCAATGCCGCCGCTGCTGAAGGTGTGAAGATGATCGGCGAGCGGGTCGCAGCAAAAGCGCATTATCTGAGCCAGCACCCCGGCAATCAGCCCAAGCGCGTGCGCGCGAGTGCCATCACGAACCGAAACTTTGCAGATTTCGCAGCGTTTCATCGCACACAGCTCGGCAAAGAAGCGGGTGACGTGCCTTGGGGCAAGGTGATCACCATGCTCCCCACGCCTGAGCAAAGTGCTTATCGGTTTTCTTATCACGAGCAAGGCAGCCCAGACAAAGAGCCGACCAGCGGACATACCTTAATCATGGGACGGCCCGGATCTGGTAAATCCGTCCTTTCCGCATTTCTCATGACCCAAGCCCGTCGAGCAGGCGCGCGAATCTTCGTCTTTGATTACCGACTTGGTATGGAGATGGCGGTCCGCGCCAACGGGGGCAGCTATGCGGCTTTGAAGGCTGGACAAGCCACCGGCCTCAATCCGCTTTGGACGGAAGTTGACAATCGCGGCACGGCTTGGCTGTCAGACTGGCTGGGCACCCTGCTCTACCGCGCAGACAAGCCACTGACGCCCGTTCAAACCAACCGTATCCAAGAGGTCGTGCGTCAAAACGCCAATGCCACGGATCCAGCGTTGCGTAATTGGAAGGACTTCGCCTCGCTCTTTGTTTCCACCGATGATGGCGGCGATTTGCACCAGCGACTGCTCGAGTGGACCAGCGATGGCCGCTACGGCTGGATCTTCGGTCAGTCTTTGGAAGACACCTTTTCTCTCGAAGGTGACGTCGTCGGGTTTGATCTAACGGGTATTCTGGATTCTGAGTCCGAGAAAGAACGGATGGCCGTCTTGAGCTATCTGTTCCGCCGCGTTGAACGTGAAATCGAAGATCGTCGTCCCACGATCATCGTGATTGATGAAGCCTGGAAAGCCCTCGACAACGCCTATTTCGCAGAACGGCTTTCGAACTGGCTTGTGACGGCGCGCAAGCAAAACACCGTTGCCGTGATGATGACGCAATATGCGAGCCAGCTGGAACGCACACGTACCGGTAAGACCATTGTCGAAGCGGTCCCGACACAAATCCTGCTGCCCAACATCCGCGCCCATGCGTCTGACTACCAGATGCTGAACCTCTTCGACAAAGAGCTCGATGTGCTTTTGAACACCGGCAGCAATTCGCGGTTGGCCCTTATTCGCGACGACCAAGGATCTATCGTGGTCGATGCCGATCTTAGCGCATTAGGTCGTAACCTCACCATCCTCGGCGGCATGGAAAAGGGCGAGGCGCTTGTGGGAGCTGACTACCGAGACCGTTCTGACTTCTGGAGACTGACATGA
- a CDS encoding lytic transglycosylase domain-containing protein, with protein sequence MPTVDNGLTARDIVETGDREVDLATQADKLSVRELIAEIEREQLETLARILDAQSSFGGQGLPAIVSGLESGSGDPARSVEAVYGSGGIDPNPGGTQMFGDAAQNIEQLIIRVAQETSGFAGVGRAGLSSVQWRALLQALIWQESRFTIGARSPVGAFGLTQIMPGTASDLGINPAYYDSPYLQVHGGARYLATQLNTFDGNIINALAAYNAGPGRVFEYSGVPPFRETQHYVTVIPERYNLYLSRIGGIEALGTIDPALLANANLSITGHGAAFYGNNSPAAIRQAALRIRDIVERISETEDVSESMALNTYARAELVRLVAARIRLQAARTRALSAVELAQASARMAEGNFMNFTIEELD encoded by the coding sequence GTGCCAACGGTCGATAACGGTCTGACCGCACGCGACATCGTGGAAACCGGTGACCGCGAAGTCGATCTCGCAACCCAAGCCGACAAGCTGTCCGTGCGCGAACTCATTGCCGAGATTGAACGTGAGCAATTGGAGACGCTGGCGCGTATTCTCGATGCCCAATCAAGCTTTGGAGGCCAAGGCCTGCCCGCAATCGTGTCCGGTTTGGAATCTGGCAGTGGTGATCCTGCGCGCTCGGTGGAAGCCGTTTATGGCTCAGGCGGGATTGATCCTAATCCCGGTGGCACGCAGATGTTTGGCGATGCGGCCCAGAATATCGAACAACTCATTATCCGCGTCGCTCAAGAGACCAGCGGCTTTGCGGGCGTAGGGCGTGCCGGACTCTCTTCGGTCCAATGGCGCGCCCTTCTTCAAGCCCTGATTTGGCAGGAAAGTCGTTTTACCATCGGTGCGCGTTCTCCCGTTGGCGCATTTGGCCTGACCCAAATCATGCCGGGCACCGCGAGCGACCTCGGCATCAATCCTGCCTACTATGACAGCCCCTATTTACAGGTGCATGGCGGCGCGCGGTACTTGGCCACGCAACTCAACACCTTTGACGGCAACATCATCAACGCGCTTGCCGCCTACAATGCAGGGCCGGGCCGCGTGTTTGAATATAGCGGAGTGCCTCCGTTCCGCGAAACACAACACTACGTCACAGTCATCCCCGAACGCTACAATCTCTATCTCAGCCGGATCGGCGGTATCGAAGCCTTGGGAACAATCGATCCAGCGCTACTGGCCAATGCCAACCTCTCGATCACAGGGCATGGCGCTGCTTTCTACGGAAACAATTCCCCTGCCGCCATCAGACAGGCCGCCTTGCGGATCCGTGACATCGTGGAGCGCATTTCCGAGACAGAGGACGTGTCGGAAAGCATGGCGCTTAACACCTACGCCCGCGCTGAACTCGTGCGCCTCGTCGCTGCCCGCATTCGCCTGCAAGCGGCAAGAACACGGGCCTTGAGCGCGGTTGAATTGGCCCAAGCCTCCGCCCGCATGGCCGAAGGCAACTTTATGAACTTTACAATCGAGGAGTTGGACTAA
- a CDS encoding type IV secretion system protein: MGFHAASPTSVFAQGVPVVDTQNIAQNIQQLRQMIEDEILQNEQLTQLREQLATLTDQLAELQRTYEALTRLAELPEIIRTQMEDELNGLLDQEFGDIIATIEAIKNGDFSGLSGSGAGEIETQMDRVLADLGFDDDTLSEMASSGNASANRIATQATTGALVSAAAQNSYGDAGQSLERVDRLVGLIDDMDELKESVDLNTRVTAELAIALVAMWQLEAIQTVGDGTGGVIDAATIAEEQRFMDFTLPDLSAD; encoded by the coding sequence ATGGGGTTCCACGCGGCGTCGCCTACCTCGGTCTTCGCGCAAGGCGTTCCTGTGGTCGACACCCAGAATATCGCCCAAAATATCCAACAGCTTCGGCAGATGATCGAAGACGAGATCCTGCAAAACGAGCAGCTGACGCAGCTGCGCGAACAGCTTGCCACACTCACGGACCAACTCGCAGAGCTGCAACGCACCTATGAGGCCCTGACCCGTCTTGCCGAACTGCCGGAAATAATCCGCACTCAAATGGAGGACGAGCTTAACGGCCTCCTCGACCAAGAGTTCGGCGATATCATCGCGACCATCGAGGCTATCAAGAACGGGGACTTTTCTGGTTTGTCCGGGTCGGGCGCAGGCGAGATCGAAACCCAGATGGACCGCGTTCTGGCCGATCTTGGGTTTGATGACGATACACTATCGGAAATGGCCAGCAGCGGGAACGCAAGTGCCAATCGGATTGCGACCCAAGCCACAACTGGCGCGCTGGTCTCGGCAGCCGCCCAAAATAGCTATGGCGATGCAGGTCAATCGCTTGAGCGCGTGGACCGGCTCGTTGGCCTTATCGACGACATGGATGAGTTAAAAGAAAGCGTCGATCTCAATACGCGCGTGACGGCAGAACTTGCGATTGCGCTTGTTGCCATGTGGCAGCTTGAAGCCATTCAAACCGTCGGCGACGGCACCGGTGGTGTGATCGATGCCGCCACCATTGCCGAAGAGCAGCGGTTCATGGATTTCACCTTGCCCGATCTCAGTGCTGATTAA
- a CDS encoding virB8 family protein — MASEQDIIEEELVYGALRRERLWQRLGLIGLIFGILGCLSAAAVSILDIDPPPVVVPYDPATGFALPEASVGATTVTENQAIIEAEVFRYISDREVYNQLDNDVRVRSVLRRSDGAAEASLRQIWNSANADYPPTLYGTSGRLDVEVLSINRIGTNRATVRLRKRLNSINGVQTGLFTATLLFEFRPETSRSIDQVWSNPFGFTVLEYSIRSDRLEN; from the coding sequence ATGGCGAGTGAACAAGACATTATTGAAGAAGAACTGGTTTACGGTGCGCTGCGTCGTGAACGTCTTTGGCAGCGGCTTGGCTTGATCGGGCTGATCTTTGGCATTCTGGGGTGTCTGAGTGCTGCGGCTGTCTCGATCCTCGATATTGATCCGCCGCCTGTCGTGGTGCCTTATGATCCCGCGACCGGCTTTGCCCTGCCGGAGGCTTCTGTCGGGGCAACGACCGTCACAGAAAACCAAGCCATTATCGAGGCGGAAGTCTTCCGCTACATTAGCGATCGCGAAGTCTACAACCAACTCGACAATGATGTTCGGGTCCGAAGTGTACTGCGCCGCTCTGATGGCGCGGCCGAAGCATCTTTGCGCCAAATCTGGAACAGTGCGAATGCAGACTATCCGCCCACGCTCTATGGCACGAGCGGCCGCTTGGATGTCGAAGTCTTAAGCATCAACCGGATCGGCACCAATCGCGCCACAGTCCGCCTGCGCAAGCGCCTGAACTCAATCAATGGCGTCCAGACCGGTCTCTTCACAGCAACCCTGCTCTTCGAGTTCCGCCCCGAGACCAGCCGCTCCATCGATCAGGTTTGGTCCAACCCCTTCGGCTTCACCGTCTTGGAATATTCCATCCGCTCCGACAGATTGGAGAACTAG
- a CDS encoding TrbG/VirB9 family P-type conjugative transfer protein: MPGLAIAEAIPRGGPNDSRVRLATYQEAQVYRLSVSLTHVTTVEFGEGESIRSVIAGDTEGFEIDGVPGGQAFAIKPVARGVHTNVTVYTNRRSYYFNVQEVQSPTFYVVQFRYPDDDARSARTIAQQAPNYNYGASTQVQFTPTRVWDDGTFTYFAFPRNAPVPAIFRYSSSRERTVNTQAVEDGVIRVSGLNTQWVLRLGDEVVCIQATPPAGASS; this comes from the coding sequence ATGCCGGGTTTGGCCATCGCTGAAGCCATTCCGCGTGGCGGACCCAATGACAGTCGCGTTCGGTTGGCGACATATCAAGAAGCGCAGGTCTACCGTCTCAGTGTGTCCCTCACACATGTGACAACAGTCGAATTCGGTGAGGGCGAGAGCATTCGCTCGGTCATTGCAGGCGACACCGAGGGTTTTGAAATCGATGGTGTGCCGGGCGGTCAGGCCTTTGCGATCAAGCCAGTTGCGCGCGGCGTCCATACCAATGTGACGGTCTATACCAACCGGCGCAGCTACTACTTCAACGTCCAAGAGGTCCAAAGCCCCACCTTCTATGTGGTCCAGTTTCGCTATCCTGATGATGACGCGAGATCGGCCCGCACAATTGCCCAGCAAGCCCCCAACTATAATTATGGAGCTAGCACGCAGGTCCAGTTCACTCCGACACGCGTCTGGGATGACGGGACGTTTACGTATTTCGCGTTTCCCCGAAATGCGCCTGTGCCAGCCATCTTCCGATACTCCAGTAGCCGTGAGCGCACGGTAAACACGCAAGCCGTCGAGGACGGTGTGATCCGCGTCTCAGGCCTGAACACGCAGTGGGTGTTGCGCCTCGGGGATGAGGTGGTTTGCATTCAAGCAACCCCACCCGCAGGGGCGTCATCATGA
- a CDS encoding TrbI/VirB10 family protein, with protein sequence MSDTGDAELEKRLAALEQGGNRGDSPKARRSPLLAVIVVALVGAGGAVLYMISGSDEETALPTATPDVFQNEGDGFGAIEAIPPPPAPETQIVVAPAAPSEPNAELLGQLAALQAQIEELRNAPEPVVEEDTAAADAIDGLTAQIATLQTASQAAQQLFQDELAARDRELEQIRMDLELARLEANRPVPAPVPIGPSEEDLLAREAERLRREEEARRMADLERRAAEERAFQDRRVTSPTIAFGGTSGANETPLTERTFGEVTDFVLNGALPTTVTQAEVIANPSNTIIQGTMIQAVMETALDSSLPGQTRAVVSEDVFSFDGSRLLIPRGSRLIGRYRSGLDIAQQRVTIAWDRIILPDNQTIRISSFGGDELGRSGVTGFVDTRFDERFGSAALISLISAAPSAAAASVEDEAAADVLEDVGDDLADATDSVIGDYLSIGPVIYVDQGARVTVMVDRDLEIF encoded by the coding sequence ATGAGCGATACAGGGGACGCAGAGCTCGAGAAACGCCTCGCCGCACTAGAACAGGGCGGAAATCGCGGGGATTCACCTAAAGCCAGACGCTCGCCCCTTCTGGCCGTCATCGTCGTCGCACTCGTTGGTGCAGGTGGCGCCGTCCTCTACATGATCTCCGGATCAGACGAAGAAACGGCGTTGCCAACAGCCACACCTGATGTGTTTCAAAATGAGGGTGACGGCTTTGGTGCGATCGAAGCCATTCCGCCGCCCCCTGCCCCGGAAACGCAAATTGTCGTAGCCCCCGCCGCACCTTCTGAGCCCAACGCAGAACTTCTTGGTCAACTGGCTGCCCTTCAGGCCCAGATCGAGGAATTGCGCAATGCGCCGGAACCGGTGGTAGAAGAAGATACGGCCGCCGCAGACGCCATTGATGGGCTAACAGCTCAGATCGCGACCTTGCAAACCGCATCGCAGGCAGCCCAACAGCTGTTTCAGGACGAACTGGCGGCGCGTGATCGCGAATTGGAACAAATCCGTATGGACTTGGAGTTGGCCCGACTTGAGGCCAATCGGCCAGTGCCTGCGCCGGTTCCTATTGGACCGTCTGAAGAAGACCTCCTTGCGCGCGAGGCAGAACGGTTGCGCCGCGAAGAGGAGGCACGTCGCATGGCTGATCTGGAGCGCCGCGCGGCAGAAGAACGTGCGTTTCAGGATCGTCGCGTTACCTCCCCTACAATTGCATTTGGCGGCACGTCAGGAGCGAACGAAACACCGCTTACCGAGCGCACATTCGGCGAAGTGACAGACTTTGTGTTGAACGGCGCGTTGCCGACCACCGTCACACAAGCCGAAGTCATCGCCAATCCTTCCAACACCATCATTCAAGGGACTATGATCCAAGCCGTGATGGAAACGGCTCTCGACAGCTCCCTGCCCGGCCAAACCCGCGCGGTCGTCTCCGAAGATGTCTTCAGCTTTGACGGATCGCGCCTTCTTATCCCACGCGGGTCGCGGCTGATCGGGCGCTATCGCTCGGGGCTAGATATTGCACAGCAGCGCGTCACCATCGCCTGGGACCGGATTATCCTGCCAGACAATCAAACCATCCGGATCAGTTCCTTTGGTGGTGATGAGCTGGGCCGTTCGGGTGTTACGGGTTTTGTCGACACCCGCTTTGATGAACGTTTCGGCTCCGCAGCACTGATTTCTCTCATCTCTGCAGCCCCGAGTGCTGCTGCGGCCTCTGTTGAAGATGAAGCCGCCGCAGATGTGCTCGAGGATGTTGGCGATGACCTGGCCGATGCCACAGACAGCGTCATTGGCGACTACCTCTCTATCGGCCCCGTTATCTATGTCGATCAAGGCGCACGTGTCACCGTCATGGTTGACCGTGATCTAGAGATCTTTTGA